TAGTAACACTATGTGGATTGTTCCATTAAATAACTCCTTAATTCAAATACAAGTAAGCACAATTAACACATGAAACCATGTTTATTACAATTGCTAATAGTAAGCTGTCATTGTCAAGAGAGAGGTCTCTCCATTGAGTCTTATGCTTACAAGCTATAATCCCTACAACCTACTCACATAAAAGAAGTACTGAATGAAACGAGTAACTTAGCATGCAGACGCACACAAGTATTCACACCTAAGTATATGCTAAATTTTCCGTAAGTGTGTTTGATGGCTTCTtacaaaaataatcatcaatatcTCCAACATGGGCGTATAAATGAAGACCGAGGATagtggagaggaaaaggaaagagaatgTATTGGACTACGTGGGTGAGTAGCAGCAATGAGGACAAAATAATAAAAGGCAGGTATCCATAGAGCATGAACTTAAAGAGTGTAGCACAACTGAAGACAGAAATGAGAGGATAGAATATGTATTGTGAAAATGAAGAGAACAGGGTTAATAAATGGGTTGAAGGGAGGTAAGCCATATCAAATGAGGGAGAGAAATTGTAAGAGCACAGAGACCTCTTGGGTTAGATTGACCATTTGGCTAACATGCAAGCCTACCCTACATGGTAGAAGATACCCATTGTGTTCTACAAAAATGAATTAGAAGTTACGAAAAAGTAATTCAGCATTGAAGAGCCACTAACATAACTTCTAAAGCAATTACTTCTGGATATCAAATACATAGTTTAAAGAGGACAAATATGCATACATACTGGTGACCTCATCACATCATAGCAATCAGAAAAACCTCATCAGAATGATTTTTATGACAGTCTTCAATTTACATCATGACATTTGCTATGATAATTACAGtcaaataatcataataaaaaaatgaactataaatggagaaaattaacAGATAACCTCCAATTCTTCCAGAGGTTCAAGGATTTGGAATGCTACAATTGCCTAGAATATCTCTCTCTACTAATGTAGCATCATTGATTCTAATCAGGCCAGAAGCAAAACTTAATGTCAAACCCCTTCAATTTACAATGCCATACGGATGGCAGGATTGTTAGTTATTGATTCATCTAATTTTAGAATCAAGGAAAGTACTTGTGTCCTAGAGTATGGAATTGAAAAGTGGAGGGAGAGGGAAACAACAGGAAAAACGTTTTATAGTGATGGATCCCAAGTCAGAGCTTGACTTCTTGAACAGTATGGAGTTCCTCATTAAGTGGGAAGGCAACTGCCTCCCTAATGACAACTTAAGGCCATAGTTCCCCGTAAGTTAAAAATGATTACCAAGAGGATCTCCTAAAAATCATGGTAAGCAATAGCTGACCAATGTATTAAGAGAAGAACAGACGACATTATTCATtaagaataacaaaaaatacaataaaaagaaaataatcacaaatttaTGAAAACTGATTCATGATTTAATGGGAAACTTTCATTACAGAAAATGTGTCATATTTACAGAACAAGTTATTAAATAAGGACTTGTCAATGGCTGCCCAACATATGCATTGTTTGACACCAATGAAAATCTTCACATTCCCAAATGTCCTCGCTAATAAAGATAAGATCGTACTAAAAATAAACAGAAGTGctctttttcaaattaaaattttgtgttaaatAATTTACGGCAGTACTTTAAGAAGTGAAATTGACTTATATACTAACACTAATGAAAAGCTATGGAGAGAAAATGCATGCAGCACCACAACCACGTTGTTTGTTTGTGTACACCAGCCAGAGAGAAACTTTACATACATGACCACCCACTGAGATATACCAAAATAATAGCAAGGAAGAGGAGAACATTAACAGcaatttcacttcatttttctaattattagAATAAAGTAATACTTCTAAGTGGATGCTTAGCATGATACTGCaaattatggatattttcaaTGAAGATGAAACGTAAGTACAGATGCTGTCCTTTCCAATTGAAGACTTTCGTAATAAAATCAATATTGGCTTGAGGCCATAAAAACACAAGACAAAGAAGCGTGTTTGTTATCATTGAAAGAACAAAAATACCTTTTCAAAGTTATCAGAGCTATCACAGATCAACGAAAATAAATCCATAGGGACAACTGTGATTCAGAATCGACTCACTTAAACTTCATTTTAACGATGAGTTCACTATGCAGTTAATACTCACATTAATAACACATACAAAATGGGACACAAACCTAGGGAATCATTTCCCAAGTGTCATCAGTCATCAAGAATTCCATTATGATGCTTATGAGAACCTTTAGAGATGACGACCTATGGTGGTGTGTCAGGGTTTTCTGCTTCGTTTTCTTAATCACCTAACTTTTCAACACCTTACAACTTACATGATTCATAACGCAATGTGTCACTTAGTGGTAATCACCTTTCCAGTGTCTTCGTGCCCAACATACTTAGGCTTCCCATGTGTGAAAGGCAGGTATCTGTACTTAATCATATGCTGAAAGATGAGAAAACAATTAGAACtcataatgcataaaaaatatgcctCAAAAAAAGTTAAGACAAACATTTTACCTTGATTTGCCGCTTCATTGTTATGCAAAACAAAGTAATGAAGTACATTACTAAGATTGGCCAAAATACAGGGATGTTAAAGCACTCAAAAAACGTGCAAATTATTGCAATCACCGTAGACTTAGTCACTGAGTACCAAAACTTGAACTCCGGTAACCGTCGGATAAACGGACGGAATTCTTCATTTGCTTTAGTGGGTAGCTCTGGTCCATCCTCTGGAATTACACACAGTATGAGAAGTCTACGATGCTTAAATTTATTCACACAACtgacttttgatgaaaaatattaccatCGAATTCCAAAGCAGGGTCAATCTTTGGTGTAAGGAAAGCTATGAACAAATTTAGATGATATATGCCCAGGGCATATGCGACAATGTACCAACCCtgaaataaaattgcattaaTGGAGTGTATGTCTACTTATTTCCTATACATTTTGGTCAAATTAAATTTCTCACCTGCTGTAAAAATATCCTAAGAGAAAACGCTAGGAGTAGCAAGCAACAAGAAATCCACCTTGACACTAAATGAGGAGTCCACATATCTAAATAAGTTTGATATATTTGCCCTAACCGCTTCCATGCTTGAACAATAACACTTCCTTTAGAACTTGTCAAATTATCGTCTCCAGATCCTGGCATCATGATGATGACCTGCAATCACCAAATAGGTTTTCTTTGGTCTACAGGAAAGCAACGATGTTTAACAGTAACTAACTACCCCCACATATATCACTTTCATTAAgagcgaaataaaaattttctattaatcAAATTTCGGAACATCACTGATTTAAAATGACACACTTCGCCGCACTACTTCATTTGTACACGTCAACTTCCGATGTACCGCACAATGAATTAAGCATTAATAGTGAATTAGGACGAGTTGGAGGACTCGATAATTCAACATATATAATGATAAAACTtacaggaatattttattttcaacgattCCACAACGTAGGCGTATGCTACTCtctaattatttttagttatgaATGTAGCATTTTACCATCTTGATTTTACCTTAGGACTTTCTCATACCGGGTAACACACAGCCACAAATACTTCACTTCAATTAGTCATTAGCCTCGCGTAAAATGAAGCAGATGCATAGATGATTGAAAACAATCAATGAAACCTTTGGTTACTGAACACTCAGACTCGATTACAGTTCTACTACCAGAAATTGAACCGTCACATGAGTTCCACGGCATGGAACTTCCGCCCGTGTATGAAAGATAGTAAAGGGATACGCCTTTTTTCTCCGTGATTTAAATGTTGTCAATATAAATGCGATGGCAATTATTATAAGACACAAAATCCCTATTTTCAGTTCCTCGTGTAAGTCATAATTCTACGGTGTTCATTCAGTATGTAATCATACCTGACCATTGAACGGAAAATTCTAAGAAGAACCACTGAGAAAGACAAAACTAAGTTATTTTTTGTAATCACTTATTCGTACAAATGAAATTACTTCAGTTGGCTAGGTTTGTATCGCCCAGATCCAATTCTTTAACTTTGTCTTTAGGGTCTTTAGTAATCTACAACACGAACTTTGTTGCTTGTTAATTTCTCATACCTCACTCGACCACAATAATATGTATTCATCCTCTAAAATAGTTCGTTTAAAATAGAAGACAATCATTGACTTAAAGTTACTTCTCAttattgaattcatattttatgatataattaACCCTAAGAAGTTTTACGCGCCGTCAAAATACCCATAGCAAAATTCTAGATGGCCACATACGAATAGTGGACTCAGCGGATGATGATGTGTCCCTGTCCATCGTGTTCTTTCCCACATCTTGCCCACGGGAGCAAGGCACTGCGTTCATTATGATGGGTGTTcctcaataattttattgtaacatTCGCCAGGTAATTGAAGACGTCAAGGAATGCGAAAAAAATCTACCCAGGACGGCTAATCTGGACAGCAGTACTGTGAgcgttattatatttattattctttagTTAGCATCTACATACGTCAATATTTGATATCAGTGACACGTCGACTCTCGATGCGAATTACCGGAATGCTATTTTGCGCACAAGTGTAGCATGGTGAATTTGTAGCCTGCCGCTCTCAAAATTCTGTTAGTTTCAATACTTTCTGTATTCTTACAGTCGTGGACGTTTTCCATCCCCTTTAATAAAGTTAGCCGACAACGTGTCATATCGGCCATACGGTGTGCATAAGGTCATATGAGATTCTATCAATGTGGTCCGAGGACGAGATCATTTTATACAGTCTTTAGTTGATTTAATGTTTGTTTACGTTTAACCTCAAATTCGTGCATATCTTCGGACTATACTAGATTTGTTCGCATCATATTCTGAGCAGCTCGAAGCATTACTTGTTTGAAATGTTGTAGGCCAGAAACCAGCCTTGTTGTCGTTCTTTCAGACTTGGTCCGAAATTAAtggtgttttcaattttttttcaacttatatttAGTCATTTATGTTATTTGCTCTAGTTGTCACGCATAATAAATTTGCaattaaatattcttctttatttctcCTAATTTTGGTTGTGTACGTTATATTTCAGTGTTACTGTAACGACTTGGCGCGATTAAGGACATCCTTGGAAAAATGCAGGAACCCATGGCGGCTATTTCAATGAAAACTGGGGTGTCAGGTGGTGAAGGTGAAGCCTACGAACCCCAAAGTTACGATGAAGTGTTTCCAGCCTTGCCCGAATCTGCTGGATTACCCGAGGCTAATGGTGGAGGTACTGGAGCTATGCGTATTGGAACTTCAGTGGTGACACAGGTTAGTAATGATGTATATTATCATCTAAGATCCTGTCTGTAACCAGGTTGTGAAATTTATCGTTTCACTATTTTTTACAACAGAGCCCCTATTTTGTGTTTCGTGTCGAATCCTCTGACTTTCGTCGTTTCGCTTGAAATTATCTATATCATTTCTTTTTGTTGAAGGTGTTCATGGTACCATACAACGAAAGGAAGCTATACTCTAACGAAGGCTTCGGGGAAGGGAATGGTGTGCGCATATGTCTTGACATAATGCGTGAAACTGGAGCAGTGATTGAAACTTCTTCAGGGAAAGATCATTCTCTTACATTCTTGGTCACCGGGAAACAAAATGAAGTTTTGGAGGCCAGGAGGAAAATCTTAGCCAACTTTCAAATGCAGGTAGCGTATCCAATGGTGCGGTGTTACTTCTATCCAGTTGTAGGATTTCTTCAGTGCATGCTAATATTTTGATGAAGAATACCTTTATTATTGACCTTAGTGCAATAAACTCTATCATCTAGAGTTGGCAACTTAAGGGTATCCGGCAACATTTAGTGGAACTCAGTAGCAGTTAGCAAAATCGTAGACTAAGTGTGTATGgcctacatttttttattgaccaTACTAGATTTTGTcaagtcattttatttatttaagcttaTTAAGTGTATATTCTTAGTTGAGTTTCTCACAGTATCTAGCTTAGGGTTGACACTGGGTAGGAATGCAGTCCACATTCACTAGCCCTTAATTGGTCTGAGAATTAACAGAAATGTGCTAATCATGGATATGTGGTATTGGACGCCTTCATGATTAACAATATTTCTGGTAAATTGATCTATTCCCTGAATGCAGGCAATATTGCAACAgggataatattatttttttattagaacgTGGTTAGGCATCAGTATAAATGATGCATTGATGAGTTAGGGGTCAAGAAAACTCAATCAAATTCATGAAACTTCTGATTATAAAATTAACGTCTGCCAAAATTTGCCTTCTTTGCTTTGAAAGTTGGTAAATGCATTCGCCTTCTGTCAATAGTGGTCTCTGCAGCCCAAAGTTTTTTTCTCACCCAGTATGTTCTCTCTTGCgtacaaaaacaatattttatttggcAGCGtgcatgcaaaaattaatttcctagTTCAGGAGTTGTGTTTTCATATTGGGGTCAACTCAAGACATGTAATGTTATGGCTCTGGGCTGCTAAACTTTTTTCTTAGTAATGTACAAATTTCAGCTTACATGTGGGGTGTGTATTCTATTATACCTACCTGTTCAGTTGAAATGTCTGCATTACTGTATTTTGATCTGTTTCTTTGTGTACAAAATCACCTAGTtgcaaaattcatattttcattttatttctgtggcaaatgttaaaaatacgtttttattCTGTATCTGTGTCATACTTGATGACCAAAATTTTTTTCCAGATGGTTGGTGAAGTTTCTATTCCCAAAGAACATCATAGGTGCATATTGGGTGCTAAAGCAGTTCGATTGAAAGAGTTGGAGAAGAACACTGCCACAAAGATTAATGTACCCAGTATAGCAGATCCCTCAGATGTTATCACTGTTACTGGTACCCGTGAGGGGATTGATAAGGCTATTCATGAAATCAAAGTTATTTCTGATGAGCAGGCAAGTTTAGCATGAATTGCACAGAAAGAAatctttacatttttaatattaacaaATAGTGCAATCTaatgtttactttcttatttagTCAAAGCAAGCATATGAGAGGGTCAGTATCCCAAAAAAATATCATCCATTTATCGCTGGTGCTCACAATGAAAAAGTAAGTGCATTAATGGCAGAAACTGGAGTTAGAGTGAACATACCCCCACTCACCGTTCAGAAAGATGAATTGACTATTGCTGGTGAAAAAGAAGGGGTGCTGATTGCCAAGGAAAGAATTTTGGCTATATATCAGGAAATGGTGAGTGAATGCCATTGTGAATCCGATATTTGTGTATACAATATGTGTATTTAGTTATGCAATCCTTTAATAGGAGAGTTCACATGTTAATGTCGTTATTTTTCTCATCCTAGGAGAAAAAGTGCACAACAATATCTCTGGAAGTGGCTAAAGCCCAGCACAGATATGTGATCGGTCCTAAAGGGAATACCATTGCAGAGATATTGCAAGAAACTGGGGTTAGTGTGGAGATGCCGCCATCAGAGTCAAGTGTTGGAACTATCATCTTAAGAGGACCTCAAGAGAAGCTTGGACATGGTAACTTTTTAATCTTTTGCGCTATTTTCTTTTAGTCATCCAGTACTTCGACCATTATAAATCGTCTCTTGGGCATTTAAACTGGAGGCAATGAGGGTGCTGGCtaatgcaggctcttcatttgcAGCAGAAGTCATGTTGCTTCAGTCCTTGTGTGGTGTTGGTAGCTtgtgaaatgattttaaaatatcatgattttggctttttttccttctttgtttGAGAATATgagtgtcatcatcatcaccggtcaacaatcttaagattggtttgatgcagctctccactcatttcttctATCGGCTATTCTTGCCATCTAcctgtccctcgatgattgtcttcctcaggccattatgtctcaatatatggcctataaggttgttccgtcttcttatatGAGGGAATGGTTTACATAATCAACCCTTTGCTGCTAAGCAGAATGACCTGATGATGACTGTCATTAAGGCAACACAAACCACCATTAGTGTGGAACTGGCTTTCCTGTTCTACAAAAATGGAAGATTAATCTATAAACAGAATAATCCACCAATTGTGCAGATCCTCTAAGTACAGAAATCTGAATATGTGGTTAAGGCCCATACCAGGACTTGGCACTACTAATTTCTTTGCTTTTCCGACCTGGAAACTAAACAAAGGCCATTGTCAGACAGAGCCCCCTGGGAGTTCCATCCTTTTTTTCCGACTTCAGTTTTCAAACTCCATTCAGAAGTGACAACAGGGTTTGGCATCCTTAAACACTAGGAATCTGTGTTTCACACTAAATTTCATGGTCATGTTCATCTTTGTTCTAAGCGAGTTTCACCCTAGACAGTGGGACTTAATTCACATCTGGATTTACCACGTAAGTTAACCTGCATCTTATTTTGTCAAATGGCAACAGCTGCAAAATGtagaaaaacactaaattttctattttgctgGAAGTAAGTCAGTCGTGACCCACCCATTAACACATTAAAGTATGGGTCACGTCAATTAGAAATTTCTTTGTTGGCTAAATATGGAATTGTCAGTAGAGAAGCTTTTCCAGTTTTATTTAGGCTGTTTTCTATGTAAAAATGTTTTGGGTTATGCTTGGATTTTACCCTTTTTGTCCTCTGTGCTCATGAGGTGAGCAGCTAGTGATGGTGGACTATTTGATTTAGccacaaatagtttttttttccactATGGTTTATATGCTTCACTTCTTTGTTTTAGCTCTCTGCATGGTGTATGAAAAGGCAAACAGTGTTCGGTCTGTCTATGTCAATGCTCCTGCCTGGATTCATAAGTACATAATTGGCCGTAAGGGAGAAGAAATCCGGAGAATCACTCAGAATTTTCCAAAGGTAATATTTTCTTAGTGATTTTCATTTTGAGTTAGATGTAGTGACAAAAATAGTCATGTGAATGAACTCTTAtggtaatttttctttattgatgagagtttattttctcaaataaccttatttatttcaactatcaaatcattcaaaataaatattttaagttaggTTTTACTGATAGATAACTGTAATGGTTTATAATCacacaaaatacaggtaaaagtatttggttagtacgtttgaaaaaattgcgctttcctggtttgTACTCTCAATGGCTTGCCGTgatgcaacccgcaattcgttttCTAGTATCTTCTtcagggtcgtaaagctccgaattcatgatttaatttattattattagccattgacattcttgcattcattccacatctgtTTCTTTGGCTATGAAAAACTGCaaccaatgagaagccccaattttccccaccccgagctcctcaccttctgttgccatttggagtgcccactgctgcgcacaaatttcacgagtgggccattgttgctattgcacgagttatcatgatgatgaAATGAGTCTTAGCCAATTCCCACTTAATCTAAATGAAGTACTGCACATGCTCCATAAACTTGACGTCGAGGCTatggagtacgtgcgtatttacttgactactgttgcaggagcagacgatgctctggatctccacgtgAAGCTTATCTTAAAAATACTTTATCTCGGCACAAAAGCAGAGGacattggacaaattttgaaagtttgaaaatcctctacaaaattaataattattatatcgaTTGTTCCCCTCTTCTTtcttaagtaaattttaatgcaccCTGTCATAGTTCTAGAAATTCACACCCATTTGTTGTTAATTACCACAGAACTAATTATGCCTTTAACTCCCcactatccagaatgatgaggaattttaacAATCTCGGGCAAAGttttgatttctccatgtctctTTCTAGATTTCAAAGTCACTTGTGGCAAAgatgaaatcaatttaaaaattctactagGAGAAGATATTAATAccttaaaatttagattattgtATCTACCTACATATTTTATCCATTTGTGTgcaattttgttttgattttttttttaaatgttattattatggGTTTATTGTATGtgtgttcattattttctattgtctGTGAAATAATTTGTATGACTATCATTAATGGGTTTTCccatgaataaatgaaatgaaagtaaatttcaactgtataatataaaatcttgtaattacgtcgtagtctaataatcttgcgtgttattaatcgatatatcgatcgatataacaatcgatatggtatcattccagaagcgaatgcgtacggctgttgccgtaattttagtgtcaatataattttgtccaatttttatgatgtttaaaaacaactaGTTGACATACtaagggttgttgttatattctccaaGTActctgtgagaaagaagaaattacttagcttcacttgtcctctttctagaaatatatataggataaatcacgggaggtAGATGTTGTTTTCATGGAATTGtattcgggaaatctatgaaacatagtgatttttattcacatggtattgtttatcattgtagcgctcattttctttattttaaatgtgaaaagagttcaggaaggcgatcctatgagaactaccggtAGTAATTGtgattatgacgacttttccacagattgcaattaccccttTCCACAGATTGCGattgctattatttactttcctcgttagcacgttttcctggttagtacgttcactttttgtggtcccttcagaaacttactaaacaagttctactgttcTATGTcatgtaaaagaaaattttattccaactttgatatattttttgttttatgaaaaagtaaaaaatttagaTGCGTACTTTCAAGAGACAGCTCTCAAATTATGTTTAAACATTGAAACCAATTGAGTAAgatttaaaaagtgtggaaaattaatacAGCGGTTTCAATTATTACTACTGTAGCATCTATTCCGATACAGGTGAGCTGCCTCTATGCTACTGTAGGATCTGGCTGCTTTGTAGTTATGTCTCCAAAGTTTTTGCAATAATTAGTCATCCATGTTATGGCATACTTCTTAAACCctgttttatgaatatttttaacctGCGGACCAGGCAGCTAGGCCAGCAAGTGTCCGTTTTAAGGATTTTATTCTTGGGTGCGATTTCAGGCTGCCTAAAGTGTATCCTGTTTTGTACTTAGTACACCCCTCTAGGATGACTCCCACTCCAGTGGTTAATATGTTTTTTACAATTTCGGTCAAAGTCCTTCACTACTCCCTTGGAGTACCTGCGTGTGTTTATGTTTgaatggaatcaccccaaccttacccccatTTACACAGACGGTTTGAAGGGTTACTCGGCTTATGCATGTGCAGCATTCTCTCCACGGGGACATTAGGGTGAAGCTACATCCGACAAGTAGTGTTTACACAGCGTAGTATTATGCTATAAAGATAGCTCTAGAAGGCCTAAGTGACGACGGTGGCTCCTTCGTCATATGCACTGACTGCCTGAGCTCACTACAATCCATCTCTGGCTTATCACCCATACACCCGATCATAaagggatagccgggaatgagaaaACAGATGCTTTGACCAAGGAAACTCTTGAATGACAACGAGTATGTGtcaacgctggttccctacgAGGACCTAAGAGCCTCACTCAGAAATGCTGTACTTGTATGTAAAGCAATTTATTATTACTTCTGCACATTgtctattattttagattgctttccggaatcgtCAAGAGCTTTCTGTTCCCGACCGCGATCTTGTTTGCGGTGCTTACgtgattgtactcgtattcctactgctatatgtaatacctggtttccaaaAACCATGCAGTGGTGGCTGTGAGGTCACAGATTCaaaagtagtgcatttgattttccactcaatttcagcatagaacagagactcactcgtatccattggaaaccaagtttttgtgtttattctaacaattaacttccCTTGGCTTCTTAACCCATCATATATGTGACTAAAATTGTTTTAGATTTAATGCTCTTTTTTAGTTAATCCAGGATTGTATTCTTTTTTAAGTCCTAAGTCAGAAGgttcttctattgtttttttcatttttataaacttaggTGCATGTGGAGTTCACTGAGAAAGATGAGAGGATTAAAATTGAAGGTCCTCCTGAGGAAGTAGAAGCAGCACAGAAGGCACTAGAGGCTAAAGTTGATGATCTTGTGTCACGACTGGTCTTCGATGAAATTACTGTTGATCCAAAATTTTATAAACACATCATTGGAAAAAGTGGTGCCAATGGTATGTTCTTAGATTTTTGTCTCGAAATCTTTTAGTTTCCTTGAAGCTTTATGGTATAGTGACGactattttgttttcattgtagtaAATCGCATGAAGGAGGAAACTGGAGTAACCATAAATATTGGTGAAAAGAATGGCAACAATTACATACGAATTGAAGGGGACAAGGCTGGAGTTGCTAAAGCAAAGAAGGTTGGTTTAAATTGttggtgtaaattgtaattgaAGCTGACATCATTGtgttgagttttaatttttttgacccaTTATGGATGATAATTCATATTACTTCAGTTTGGCAATGAgagtatgaatttttttcaggaaCTTGAAGATATGGTCCACAAACTTGAGAATGAAAAGGAGAAAGATTTGATTATTGACCAACGATATTACAAGAGCATAATTGGCactaaaggagaaaaaataagagAGGTTCGAG
This genomic interval from Ischnura elegans chromosome 5, ioIscEleg1.1, whole genome shotgun sequence contains the following:
- the LOC124159190 gene encoding protein RER1 isoform X2, translated to MNAVPCSRGQDVGKNTMDRDTSSSAESTIRMWPSRILLWVIIMMPGSGDDNLTSSKGSVIVQAWKRLGQIYQTYLDMWTPHLVSRWISCCLLLLAFSLRIFLQQGWYIVAYALGIYHLNLFIAFLTPKIDPALEFDEDGPELPTKANEEFRPFIRRLPEFKFWYSVTKSTVIAIICTFFECFNIPVFWPILVMYFITLFCITMKRQIKHMIKYRYLPFTHGKPKYVGHEDTGKVITTK
- the LOC124159190 gene encoding protein RER1 isoform X3, coding for MMPGSGDDNLTSSKGSVIVQAWKRLGQIYQTYLDMWTPHLVSRWISCCLLLLAFSLRIFLQQGWYIVAYALGIYHLNLFIAFLTPKIDPALEFDEDGPELPTKANEEFRPFIRRLPEFKFWYSVTKSTVIAIICTFFECFNIPVFWPILVMYFITLFCITMKRQIKHMIKYRYLPFTHGKPKYVGHEDTGKSEGVTRVPGPVLEA
- the LOC124159190 gene encoding protein RER1 isoform X1; the encoded protein is MNAVPCSRGQDVGKNTMDRDTSSSAESTIRMWPSRILLWVIIMMPGSGDDNLTSSKGSVIVQAWKRLGQIYQTYLDMWTPHLVSRWISCCLLLLAFSLRIFLQQGWYIVAYALGIYHLNLFIAFLTPKIDPALEFDEDGPELPTKANEEFRPFIRRLPEFKFWYSVTKSTVIAIICTFFECFNIPVFWPILVMYFITLFCITMKRQIKHMIKYRYLPFTHGKPKYVGHEDTGKSEGVTRVPGPVLEA